Part of the Leptodactylus fuscus isolate aLepFus1 chromosome 6, aLepFus1.hap2, whole genome shotgun sequence genome, GGAGTCTCCTGGCATTCAGGCCCCTTCAAATGGTCACCCAATGCTCACCCATTCACTTATATGACCTCAGTGCAGTGAGTACTGATGTGGAGGATGCCGGGGTATCCCCTGATctattatatttgtatttattaGTTCATCAGTACTCTATTGCTTGAGCCACTGACTccatgagtgttttttttttcttactcaaCGTTAGCATTGTATTCTTACTACTGAAGTTTAGTAAGAGAAAAACCTTCCATTGCCAACAATGGAGATGATGACTCTAGCAGCAAAGTGCCTGCTTTGTATACAGCACTATCAAGTAGGATACTGGATTCTAAACCTAATGCGAAAAAGAcagagtaagggcgggttcacacctgtgcccggtctctgctttgtgggtttccgccttctgcccgacaaactggacaggtgacggaaaccagcagtcagtgtccgcctatGGTCGTTTTAAAAGTGTGAATGCTTATGGTTCTATTTCCACTTCCGTTTTTGATGGACTATTTTTCATGGCCATGAAAAAAACTGATTTGCTTTATCTTTGTTAATTTTGACATACACAAACATGTTAATGGGCCCATAGCCATAAATGTGAAAAAGGCCTTAAATAGACAtaaaaaggatctttcaccacctccaactatTCATTGTCTTAGCATCTGTGAATAGACATTGCtacactaattccagcacagttgtaattttctctCCAGCCCCCAACATTCATGAGCAATCAATGCAattcgttttggtgcctgatgtgttatttaaggctaggttcacacctgcacctggtttacgttcagggattctgttccccattctgcttcaaaaatgtggagagaaaagtcctgcaagtcctcaGGTTTACCTAGGTAACTGCATTTTAAGCTAATTGGGTTTTTCGGGTCCTCAAGGAGACCCAAAGAGCAGGAACCAAAATGCGGGTGTGAAATTATTGTAtgctctgtaatatcagaagggcaatgtcaggcaggggCCTGATGCAgagttccaatcagaggcaggcagtgtcagaggtcagaatcacaccccttatctgctcctgtctgacaccgccctcctgacagtacagagactaaatagtacaagaggcaccaaaactaactgattgctcaggaacagtggagaCTAGAAACAAAATTCCAACtttgttggaatcagtggagcagcagctattcagTGGTGTAAAGAGCTTGCTtttttttgcttacttgtatagcacttcACGGAcaatgtcagtcactgtcccatatagagctcacaatctatattccataacagtatgtttttggagtgtgggagaaaacccacacaaaacagggagaacatacaaactccttgcagatgttgtccttggcaccaggactccagcactgcaaggctgcgctgctaaccactgagccaccatgctgttcTCTTTAAACAAACCGACACATTAGGTCTGTGAAAAACGCTTGGGTCATGTGCATAGAGTCTTACCCTTAGAAAAGGCCATCAATACTTGATCTATCAACATCTAAAACCCTGGATCTGTAATAAGCAGAATATGCAAATAGGTTCTCcttgaaggaaaaaagaaaacttgctctagcaccaaaAGAAAAAGGTAGCTCCCTATTCATCAATACTGTATCTGGTTCTCTAAGAAACTTATTGTCTGGGATTAAAGTCAAACCTGCAAGGaccctgcagtaccagacacagccacatgAAGAGAATGGTGTTGTGTAGAGTGCTGCAGGGAAAGAGCCCTTCTGCCGGATAAGTAGTAAGACTCCCGGAGATGTACCTGCACTGATCCCAACATCCCCATAGATCACCGGTACCGAGCGGGTGCAGCTCTCGGTAATGTTTGGCGAGCCAAGTTGCTCACATGGCGTACAATCTGTAGTagcaagtgtaggtactgcacGGCGGtactatagacttctatgggacagcgctgcagtacctaaacctcTTCATATGGCTGGTGAGTAGTGCAGCACACGGTATGTAAGCATTACTAAGAGCAGTGCtgtctctgtacagctgatctgcagggggccCCACAGTTCTAatgttgatggtctatcctaagaataTCCCATCAATACTACATACCGTATAACACCGTTAAATCCAACCAGGGACTACATCAActtggagtttgtacgttctccttgCATTTTCATGACATTGCTCTGGTTTCATGCTCGGATGTATGTGGTCCCTTGAACAACAGAGTCTCAGTGGCTTTCCTGTCTTCTTGATTTGACTAGACAAACATGGAGCAAGCTTACTCCAATTTTCTGAGATTGTCCTCTGGCACAGACCCTAGTCCTGGTATGTGACTGTGACACCATCCTGGGCCACTGTCACCGATTATAGTCTGTATACAAGGCTGCAGATTGTGTAACAGGAGAGCacacaaaatggctgcctgtACATATAGATTTGCGTTTGCAGCAAGTAAAGGAAACCTCACCATGCAGAAGACTTTTATTctaattaacaaaaacaaaatctaaaattaacatgatttttttccctttatgAAGGCCAAATTGTCATCCACCTACACAACAGAGCACACCACAAGCACCCGGGGAAATAGCAAAGCCATGCGCGTGCAGTTCTCAAACATGTCACAGCCCTCATTATCCTGCTGTCAGCTCTGCTTACAAACCTGTTACCATGCAACCCAGTGCCTGTCTCTTCCACCCCCACTCTACTAAACCTCCCTTCTGCCTCCACAAGCCCCCCACCCTTCGCTCATCCAATCCAGCTGTTCTCTGCATGCActgcattgtgggagatgtagtttttTGCCAACCACATGCAAAACCAGACACAAAAACATCATGACTATAGTCATCACTGATCTTTGGCAGTAGCGGGTATGCTGTGATATCATCAGAAACCTAAGAGTGAAAGAGCAAAGCAATGGTTAAATGAGCAGGGCTTAGCATTGCTGCTGGCTCTCACAACGGTGGATCAATGTTCCTCACACTGCGGGATGGGATCAATAAGTACAATTCTGTCTGCATGTTGGGAAAAACACATTTCTCCTCTATCTATATAGACCAACATGGGACCCAAAGTTCATTATGTGGGCATCAACGTGGCTCGGTGGGCAACTGGCAGCAATAGGGCAATGGGATCAAATTCAGCTAGAACAACAGCTGCATTGGGTTTGCAAGTTCTAGCTGTATTTCCCTATATTTCCATGGGTGTCAGGACCCTCTTTAATTTGTCTCCCATAAAATGTAAATGTAGGAGATGGCTCTTGCCAATAttaagctctgttcacattggcATCAGAAATCTCTCCACCAATCTTACCACTAAATCACAAAAAACAGTGAAGAAAGTATATTCCATTATCACTGATCGTCCTATGAGGAATGTCACCCAGTGTCATGGCTTCTGTTACagaatattattattttgtatccaTATATTAGAGGGGTTGTCTAAGTTATATATCTGACCGTTGTCAGTtcccaaacagaacctgaatTCATCATTCAAgatgatagggttcaagtctgtaGCAATGCAGGTTTCTTGTTCATGACTGCATCACCGCAATTGAAGGCTACTGTGGCTGGCTATGAATGGCTGACCACGTAACCAGCAATGTGGTACCAAACTTCCTTCTGCTAAGCGCCTGTAAATGGTCTGGGAAGAGACAGAAGTATGTAATGAAGGTGCCTGAATGATGGACAAGGAATCTCTGGGAAGGGGTAAGTATatcttgttttattatttttaataagcCTATGCACCTACCTTCATATTTATATAACTTGGAAAAAAACCTTCAATATGTTCAGGGTGAGCGTGTGTGGACTGTACCCAAGCTCCCGGCAGCAATAAATACAGAGGATGACAAGCGATTCTTTGTTGGGcaggggtcggccacagctttaattCCTTCTTTTGAGCACAACGTTAACATTGTTAACTGTAAGAAGGCATCACAACTCGGATCAGCAGCAGTATGCCCGGAAAGTCCGCTTTCCCTATCCACCATTATTTCGTGTGGAGCAACAACCTCCAGCTGTGACTTGCATAGTAAAAACAAGGAGCCACTAGAATAAGACAAGCCATTGCATGAGAGATAGCACAAACACTTTCCAAAAACTTCAAAACTCAACACCCCTAGACCCAAATGCATGAAAATTAGAGAGGGTGGGCGCTTTACAAAGCAGCTGGAAAGAGGCCAGCTGTAAGGGGGAAGTAAACCCCTAGATATAGccctgacgtcatagaagaagagGGGAGGTATCCCATTAGCCCACTATTCCCCAGGGTCACACCATACCACAATTTTCCCCCCTTTCATTAATAGGGGTGGCACTAAGCCAGGCAACAAAGATTAACCCTGTGAAGGGAAGAATAAAAAGAAAGGGAGGAGGGATATATGTGGCTGGATAAAACTAAGGGCCACGCAGTCACAGTGCAATGGGGTTGCGCACTTTGAACCATCCCTACTTGTTAGAAGGCTACCATGACAATAATCTCATCAAAAAGTGTATCCCTGATGGGACTAAAAGTTATGGTGAAACCTTAAGTGTTCGGCtttcctgcagtgccaccactgaGGAAATCAAACATTACAGAGTGTCCTCTCGAATCAATGGGTTTTCTATGTAATGCAGaacagggcaggtcctccagagcgacagacactctttgtaaccacGCTCCACTTTGGCACACAGATAAAGTTTCTGAAGAGGGGATTCCCATCTATTAGCTCAGAGTTCCCTAAGGGGTTATATGACGCCCTTGTGTGTCATGTAGAAAGAAAAAACCTTACAGTGAAATATgtgaaaatttttaataaaaatttactAAATATAAAAATGTCATCTGTACATGCTGGCCCCATATAGAAAACACAATAACACTACAAGACAATACAACCTcatggaagcagggactcctagcatcatagacccATATAAAGTGGGGAGTTTGGGTTGACttcaaaaatatggctgctttcctcTCCTTagtaagtgacatcatgtctgttggtcacatgtccatgccacagctcagtcccattcaatttcAATGAATGGAGATGTGGCATTCCCATGTGACTTAAGAagaaggaagcagccatgtttttgagtcCTTTAAAATGTTGTTTCTTGAttaatttatttactttattgcagatgaaattttgtaatttttgctactaaataagtaaatatgtaaataaaatgaaatataataatttgACTACAACTGACAATGACCAGGATTATGTGCAAATTTTCTAAGAtttcaatgcaaaaaaaatgcaccatAAAGACAAAGAGAAATTCTATTTCTCATGCGCATGATGTGGATTTTATCTGCATGGAGGCTGACCTATGATCTGCTTGTGGAAATCCACATACATCTAAATCTGCACCaaactaggggccacacggtggctcagtggttagcactgcagcgctggagtcctggtgttcaaatcccgccaagggcaaaaaaccatctgcaaggagtttgtatgttctccccgtgtttgcatggatttccatcccatattccaaaaaaagacatactgatagggaaaaaatgtacattgtgagctctatgtggggctcacaatctacatttaaaaaaaaaaaaaaaaaaaaatctgcaccaaactCTGAGCCTGATTTTCTGTGCagatttccatatatatatacaaacgaattttgttgcagatttcctgTATGTAAATCCTGATCGTGTGCATGTACCCTTAAAAAAATCACCAATACTTCGCAACCCTATATACAAAGTACATATAGTCACAGACAGGATTCTGTAATAGTTCCTGGTTATAAGGCTCAGAATGGAATCtgtaaaataatccaaaaataccTGGAAAATTGGTATTGTAACTATATCTGCATGAGGGTTACACTAGCCAAATGATAGCCAATCCCCCAGGACTTCACTAAAGTGGTGTAAGATAATAATCCTTATTTTACTCCAAGGAGCTATATTTTGTTATCTGTCATAAATTTTCATAATGTCCATTGATTTTAGTAGAGAGGGAGTTGCAGATGTATTACATATACACATAGGGACTGATTTATTACATTGGCCTATACTACACACCAGAGCGTGTTATCTGGCCCTGTGGTGTAACACGATGGAATTTGCACCATGACTTAAGATGTTGCGTTTTTGCTAGTAGTCCTATGTATAATCATAGACCGTTCACGCCAAatgacaaacccagctctgctacatctgtatatagttGAGTGCACCCACCATCCCCGAGTGCCACACTTAATCATGTAGCTCCCCGCTGTCTAGGTCACATTGAAGTGAAATAGATGATCGTCTTTTCCAGGTCACCTATCTGTGCCAGAATGTCATCCGAATATCTGTGAGTGAACTTAATCTCCAACCTCTCCTCCTTATCCCCTAATAATATGAATACACGTTCTTCTTGTCACCATGACAACGCCATAAGTCCATATGAAACATACTACAAGGCCAAACCTGTTCTGCAAACCTTATGATCTGCACTATTATAAGAAACTCCAAGGGTTCAGAAAACTCCTTCTTAACCATTCTATTAGGAAAATCGGAGTCCTCCATTACATGGACAGTGCATTGATGTCCATCCGAAcagtgtaatgctttatttcccctgtggtggcgctgcacagAAATTAAAAACTTTTATTGGGTCcgccccccatagattataggtAATCATTGAAAGACTCAGCATATgttcagagaacccctttaagttttcaatCTGTTTGACTCTGGAGGTAATAAGTGTTACGTCTTTGGTACTAAAACAGTGAGATACAATAAAACATCAGCTATGAAGTTATTTTCCGTATATAGCTATACATGTGTAAGCAATAATGTGACCAATACCCACAATCACTAATTATAACATATTAGTGGTGTGCTATGTCTGGGGAGAGGCGACAACTTCATCTCACACCAAACTCAACTGTACAGTTcattgggtatatatatatatatatatatatatatatatatatatatattctatctatctacctatatatctgaatatattaatatatgtgtgtatgtaaataaacataataatatatGTCATATTTGTATAAAGatattctgtgtatatatatatatatatatatatatatatattgtatatgcatGTATATTTCTACACACATTTATGCTCACACGCCATTCATTATCTGTCTTCAGCCCTTTAATACATTTTGACAGATGGATCACTCTTTTTTTTCCGTAATCCCTTCCTCCCTCTCTGTTTTTGTTAAGATCTAGCAATCCGTCTCTCTATAGGACCCTGCGGAAACCCCTTCAGATTGCAGAAGGCAGGAAAAAAGGGAGAGCGCAAGAGAGGGGGAGTGATacacagagaggagggggggtcacagagAGAAAGGAGGAAGGAGGATGTTGCTTTTCGTGATGCTAGTTTAGGCCAGGATGCATCAGCTCCAGTGATATGGTGGGTGACTGTGTTTTTCATAGCTCCGCTTCATAGCTGCACGGCATATTCCCACTACTCCGCTCATCAGAAAAGAAGATGCTTCACTCAGCTTGATGTGACAGACACAAAAAAGGAggaggttggaggaggaggagagaagaggactATGAGATCTGGGTACCCACGTCCTACATCCCAAAAATGATGAAGACGGAGGGTAAGACCCCAGGTGGGGGACCCAGGAGTTCTTCTCCACATAGGAATGCATATGAGGTTGGGGTGCAGACGCTACGTGGTAATAAAGATGGGGCACCTGAAGCGGAGTCTGAGGAAGCGCGCAAATCAAGGTGCAAATATGGTTCCAATGTGCATCGTATCAAGAACATGTTCCTTCAGATGGGGACAGGTCCAGCAAGTAATGAAAATGACACTGGTAAGGCCAAGGAGAAGCCATCTCGACTGACTTTGCCGCGGGCCGGCAGCCTGAATGAAAATGTCAACCATAGCGCCCTGCTGAAATTGGGTACCAGTGTATCGGAACGGGTAAGCCATTTCGATACAAATGCAGACAGACCGCCTTCCAAACTGCAAGAGGCACGCCGAGTGTTTGAGAGGAACCTCCAAGAAAAGGAGACCACCAACCGAATCTTCCTGCGAAAGGAAAGAGGTGGGTTTCAGGACAGAAAACTGGATGTTGTAGTCAGGTTCGGTGGGAGCACAGAATCACTTGACAAGCTGGACACTGATGCTGTCTCACCCACTGTCAGCCAATTGAGCGCAGTCTTTGAGAACGCAGACCTCCGCAATAACATTCACAAAGTTCCTATCAAAGGTCCAACTGGCCGACGGACAAGACTTTTCCAACCAGAAGCAGCCAAGGCCTCAGAAGAGAAGAAACCCATTGGAAAGGTTGTAGATGCAGCTCAGAAGCCAAGCTCAGTCCAGGAGATATGTAAAATCAAACCGGTGGAAGTGGAAGAAAGTGGGGAATCAGAGACAGACGTGGTTAAGGAAACGGAGGCACCAAAGGATGAAGGCACTGCCAACGTTGCAACTGAAAATGGAGGCTCAGAAGCCAAGGGGGTGACAGCTCGGGAAGCAGAACTAGAGGAAGAGGTAGCAGAAGAAGACTACAAAAGAGAGGACTGGTCCGAGGTAGAGGTTATAGAACTCAGCGCTTATAGTGGACTAGGGGAGGACTCGGGGGGAAGTGGTTTGGATGAAGACGAGGATGGATTTTATGAAGCAGTCAACAGTTGTCAAGAGATTGAGGGTCTCTCTGAAGAAGAAGAACCAGTCCCCACACGGAAGATACGTTTCAGCACAGCCCCCATCAAGGTAAGACCCATAGGGTTGAAAGCTCTACGTACGTACGTCTGTATTTTGCATATATATAGGCCATTTAGATGACAGACACCATTACATATTTCTCATTGTCCAAAGAAGGCCGTGCAATCCCACAGTCCTTTGCAAACGATTCCAGGAATGGTACTGTGTGTGTTAAGGCATGTAGAGTTTCCATGACACCAGCGAGGATATAATACCTTTGTCGACATAGACAAGACAGTATCTGCTGTTCATCTGGCACCATTGACATTGCTATTAGCTTATTCAGTCTGTCTATATACATATCAGTCTATATAAGCACACAGCTGTATTCGAGGATGGGGGGGGGTCTGCACTGTACTACACATTCAGCTGTTTGAATGGAggaagtgtgtgtgtctgtatgacaCTTCCTGCTGCGGGGACGATGGCAGGCTGGCAGGGTGTGTGGGGGGAAGGGAGTCCCCCACGCTTCCTGTTATTGGGGCTATTGAGATATGTAGAGGTTCCTGAGCGCTGACCCAGCTGCACCATCACAGCTGTATGCTTGGAGCTTATTGCACACTAGTTGTATTACATCCACCATTTCAAGTGCAATGTTGGGTGTCAAGTGTCTGGCTAGATGGCCAGTGATCACACACAGAAGATGTTGCTAAACTGTGTCACTCCACCTAATACAGAACATGGTGGGCCTTCTAGTTTCACCATGCACAGCTGATTCTATAATCCAGGCGTTAACCCCAGACCTACATGTAGACTATGTCTGCAGTTATTGTGTCTGAGAGTCCTGCTATTATACAATACTGCGTGCACGACAAAGAAGTAGATTCTTTATATACCAACTgcttgtgatatacagtgtaatatgtgTTAACAGAGCAGTGATCAGATCACATGCAAAAGACTATTTGATTATGTAAAAAGTATATTCCTGGGAGAATTGTAgactgacagatgtagcagagcggaatTTAACTCTTTATGGTTGCACATGTGATAATTTAGTCCAATGTACAACACCGCAAACATGAAATGTTACTATGAGATGCAAATAACagtcacagctctgctacatatatgtgGCATATGCACCTTCTGGTTCCTGGATTACTGATCAAAATGAAGTTCTCATTCCCAGCGATATTATAATAATGGCATACTAAAAGCCAGGTGATATTTTAGTATCAGGAGGAATTTTAGGTCACTTTTCTATGAGTAGTCAGATGTAGGTTAGCGTAATGTTTTTGTGGTCAACAGGTTATTTGAGATTGTCATGTGGTTCCTGCAATAATCTCCTGTGGTTTTTGTGACCCCGTTGCATTTGGGCTGACATTGATTCTGATGTCGCCCAGTTAGCACAGGCCTTCACAAACCTATACTGCAGATTAATCCATGACTATTCGATGTCATCTTCTTACTAGATTAGCAAGAAATGTTGCCTTCAATTCAAAATGCAATCTGCTGATCTGCAAGTCTAAAGTGAAGGACCATGGACCCATGGTGGTATAGACCATGTatattgtagtgtgtgtgtgtatatatatatatatatatatatatatatatatatatatatatatatatatactagacatTAACAGCCAAACAAGGCAATGATAATATATTTGAAAGTTTTGCACATATATAGGTATTTTCAACCAGGGCCGGGTGCTCCATGTGGTACCCTATGTTGGTTAGTATTACAATATAacatgtggggaagttagctcgatagaagcagtggtgtggactcaaacagtcaagacagggacacaaaatatgcagcaaactggtttatttaggaaaaaaaaggaaaataaataaaccttcgcttcaggcacaaaatgagaaaaacaaaatacagctttaacttcaggcaaaacaaaataaaaaaaacctgctcgtctgagcaactaactaaacagaactgatacgctaactatacgtgtggcttatctCTAGCCACATGAATAAAACAGAAGCAATATAGTTTCACCGGACTCTGAGTTACAGGACAgaaagaaccatacacctcctttcactccattgAAACACACtgaaatgcaggatctgcagccttttctgaccCAGttatgagccaaggatctacacctgggttgaggcctactccagatctgccctggaccacacatatgtcacaaacctggggctgatatatgtggactccagcactctgcctgtcaccttctcacaaacaATAACCATACAATGAATCAAATGAACCAGATCTAAATCCAATCTAAAATTGCACATGACAAATTTCTTGCAAGCTCAACTTTTTCCTCCGGCAATGTCAAGGAGAAGAAAAGGTATACCCAACAGATTAGATTATAGCCAATGGGGTCCCTCGGCATCCGTACGTCATTACATggattcatttttattatttaatcagTTCTGCTGTTCCTAAAACAGACCTGAGGAATGGATTAGACAAATCATACATGGACACAAACGAACACTGCCAGATGTCTGCTATGTCACACTTATAACATTGGTATACAGTTCTATCACATACAATGCTACAAAAAATAACTACCACCatgcagtgctcaaataataccaataCGCAGTGACCAAATAACAGCTTTATACATAAAGTAGTCTAACCTACAACCTACAATACATATTACTATTTGTAGTCACACTATTTATGGGGGTCGCACTTACAAGTGCCTCTGAGATTCCCATGAAGAGTCCCTTTCAGAAGGAGCAACTGGTCATCTCTAGGAACCAGGTAACCATAGGACATCCATGGAAAATAATTTGGAATGAAGATGACGCCTCATGATTTCATGATTATTTGATCTTTTCGGTGTATCCCAGAAACTTGCACTCAGGTGTCCAATGCCCTTAATATCCATCCCTGAGTGGAGGTGGATCTCCTTGACCAATAAGTCCCATAATAGTTACATAAATGCTCAGCTCATATCTATATCAATAAACAATTTTTTACTACATAGTACAAGAGGTCACATGAGACAATGGATGAATTTCTGACCTAACATACACATGTAAAGTGACCACCAGAGGAAAGCTATTCTGATAGATGCTTCTCTAGTAAGGTCATAGCATGCTCTACTAGTTCATTGTGCATGAATGCTATATCTTGAGTTGGGTCTGAAACTTTCTAAATTGCCCAAAAAGTCACAAACCCTACCAGCGAATGATCAGCAAACTGGGTTCTTCTCTGTTCATGGACTCTGATGTGGTTGAGCCCCATTGTTGTGTCAGAAGCTTGACCATTTGATGCTTCGGGCTTATCCAAGGTGGTATACTCTTAATATAAAATGacaattgtattattttataatacTCTTAACATTACCTGACCACTATACATAATAAGGTTCTATTACATCCCAAAAAATACCCTTATATGTCTATTAAGTCAAGTAAGGTTTTCGTTATGGTCATTAACAGAAGATAGCTGTAGACATATTAACAACCCATTAGACCAATCTGTCATTGTCTATAAGAAAAGAAAGCTTTAGGGCATTACTGGCATATTATAACCCAAAGTATTTCAATATTGTGGCACATAATACTGCCTTATGGTGCCATACAATGAACACATAACCACGGGCCAATTCAGCACACCTATGAAGTGCCCAGATATCAATACCAAAATCAGACCATTTAAGGACAGACATGTGGTGACCTACAAATGATGGAGGCCATGCAGGGTTACATTGTATAAGAGAGGTTGGAGCTCATACATCTTGCCTTCTCTTCTATTCCCTTAGATTTCACAGGAGAAAGCCA contains:
- the PPP1R9B gene encoding neurabin-2 produces the protein MMKTEGKTPGGGPRSSSPHRNAYEVGVQTLRGNKDGAPEAESEEARKSRCKYGSNVHRIKNMFLQMGTGPASNENDTGKAKEKPSRLTLPRAGSLNENVNHSALLKLGTSVSERVSHFDTNADRPPSKLQEARRVFERNLQEKETTNRIFLRKERGGFQDRKLDVVVRFGGSTESLDKLDTDAVSPTVSQLSAVFENADLRNNIHKVPIKGPTGRRTRLFQPEAAKASEEKKPIGKVVDAAQKPSSVQEICKIKPVEVEESGESETDVVKETEAPKDEGTANVATENGGSEAKGVTAREAELEEEVAEEDYKREDWSEVEVIELSAYSGLGEDSGGSGLDEDEDGFYEAVNSCQEIEGLSEEEEPVPTRKIRFSTAPIKVFSTYSNEEYDRRNDDVDPMAASAEYELEKRVERLDLFPVELEKDSEGLGISIIGMGAGADMGLEKLGIFVKTVTEGGAAHRDGRIQVNDLLVEVDGTSLVGVTQSFAASVLRNTKGRVRFLIGREKPGEQSEVAQLIQQTLEQERWQRENMEQRYNQCNEDDEETGEYATDEEDEEMSPMFPGGDLAIEVFELPEGEDALSPVEMDPEKLVHKFKELQIKHAVTEAEIQQLKRKLAGLEQERSRWRMEKVQLQQSVQENRDRVEKLQGYWMEAQSLCQAVDEHLKETQAQHQGLERKYSKAKRLIKEYQQKELEFLKKEEMQKQALEEVETAHAAEIQKLQEKVTELEKKLSSLQCSTTT